From a single Arachis hypogaea cultivar Tifrunner chromosome 3, arahy.Tifrunner.gnm2.J5K5, whole genome shotgun sequence genomic region:
- the LOC112789857 gene encoding probable O-methyltransferase 3 isoform X1, whose product MESNDGEDHSQKLLLAQTHIWNHFFSFINSMSLKCAIELNILDVVHNYGQPMPLSELIASLPIQPSKAAFVPRLMRILTLSGFFSNQNDDDQQEERYVLTNSSRLLLKDHPFCMTPFLDVLLDPNLVKPWYQLSNWFKKCDSNKSPLEMEHGRAFWEFASHDQKLGNSFHEAMTSDSRLIASVVIEKCKDTFEGLESLVDVGGGNGTMAKAIAKSFPNVECIVFDLPHVVAGFQGSSDNKNMKYVGGDMFEAIPSADSVLLKCILHNWSDEDCVKLLKKCKEAIMKKGKKGKVIIIDMVVGNENGDNGSLETQLYYDMAMMAFVTGKERTEKEWAKLFFSSGFSNYKIIPILMSSRSLIEVYP is encoded by the exons atggaATCCAATGATGGTGAGGATCATTCTCAAAAATTGCTTTTAGCTCAAACCCACATATGGAATCACTTTTTTAGCTTCATAAATTCTATGTCCCTTAAGTGTGCAATTGAACTGAACATACTTGATGTTGTTCACAATTATGGCCAACCCATGCCACTCTCAGAACTCATTGCTTCATTACCAATCCAACCGTCAAAAGCCGCCTTCGTCCCCCGCTTGATGCGAATCTTGACACTTTCCGGCTTCTTCTCGAATCAAAatgatgatgatcaacaagaagagagGTATGTTCTAACTAATTCATCTAGACTATTGCTTAAGGATCACCCCTTTTGTATGACACCATTCTTGGATGTACTTCTTGATCCAAATTTGGTAAAACCATGGTACCAACTCTCTAATTGGTTCAAGAAATGTGACAGTAACAAGTCACCATTAGAAATGGAACATGGGAGGGCATTTTGGGAATTTGCTAGTCATGACCAAAAGCTTGGTAATAGTTTCCATGAGGCCATGACAAGCGACTCTAGATTGATTGCTAGTGTGGTGATTGAGAAGTGTAAGGATACTTTTGAAGGGTTGGAATCTTTGGTTGATGTTGGTGGGGGCAACGGAACTATGGCTAAGGCCATAGCTAAATCATTCCCAAATGTGGAGTGCATTGTGTTTGATCTTCCACATGTTGTTGCTGGCTTTCAAGGAAGTAGtgacaacaagaacatgaaataTGTTGGAGGGGACATGTTTGAGGCAATTCCTTCTGCAGATTCTGTTTTGTTGAAG TGCATATTACACAACTGGAGTGATGAGGATTGTGTAAAACTCCTGAAGAAATGCAAGGAGGCAATAATGAAGAAGGGCAAAAAAGGAAAAGTGATAATAATAGACATGGTGGTAGGGAATGAGAATGGAGATAATGGATCACTGGAGACACAACTTTATTATGATATGGCGATGATGGCCTTTGTCACCGGAAAGGAGAGAACCGAGAAAGAATGGGCCAAGCTATTTTTCTCTTCTGGTTTCAGTAATTACAAGATAATTCCAATTTTGATGAGTTCAAGGTCTTTGATCGAGGTTTATCCatag
- the LOC112789857 gene encoding probable O-methyltransferase 3 isoform X2, with product MESNDGEDHSQKLLLAQTHIWNHFFSFINSMSLKCAIELNILDVVHNYGQPMPLSELIASLPIQPSKAAFVPRLMRILTLSGFFSNQNDDDQQEESNKSPLEMEHGRAFWEFASHDQKLGNSFHEAMTSDSRLIASVVIEKCKDTFEGLESLVDVGGGNGTMAKAIAKSFPNVECIVFDLPHVVAGFQGSSDNKNMKYVGGDMFEAIPSADSVLLKCILHNWSDEDCVKLLKKCKEAIMKKGKKGKVIIIDMVVGNENGDNGSLETQLYYDMAMMAFVTGKERTEKEWAKLFFSSGFSNYKIIPILMSSRSLIEVYP from the exons atggaATCCAATGATGGTGAGGATCATTCTCAAAAATTGCTTTTAGCTCAAACCCACATATGGAATCACTTTTTTAGCTTCATAAATTCTATGTCCCTTAAGTGTGCAATTGAACTGAACATACTTGATGTTGTTCACAATTATGGCCAACCCATGCCACTCTCAGAACTCATTGCTTCATTACCAATCCAACCGTCAAAAGCCGCCTTCGTCCCCCGCTTGATGCGAATCTTGACACTTTCCGGCTTCTTCTCGAATCAAAatgatgatgatcaacaagaagagag TAACAAGTCACCATTAGAAATGGAACATGGGAGGGCATTTTGGGAATTTGCTAGTCATGACCAAAAGCTTGGTAATAGTTTCCATGAGGCCATGACAAGCGACTCTAGATTGATTGCTAGTGTGGTGATTGAGAAGTGTAAGGATACTTTTGAAGGGTTGGAATCTTTGGTTGATGTTGGTGGGGGCAACGGAACTATGGCTAAGGCCATAGCTAAATCATTCCCAAATGTGGAGTGCATTGTGTTTGATCTTCCACATGTTGTTGCTGGCTTTCAAGGAAGTAGtgacaacaagaacatgaaataTGTTGGAGGGGACATGTTTGAGGCAATTCCTTCTGCAGATTCTGTTTTGTTGAAG TGCATATTACACAACTGGAGTGATGAGGATTGTGTAAAACTCCTGAAGAAATGCAAGGAGGCAATAATGAAGAAGGGCAAAAAAGGAAAAGTGATAATAATAGACATGGTGGTAGGGAATGAGAATGGAGATAATGGATCACTGGAGACACAACTTTATTATGATATGGCGATGATGGCCTTTGTCACCGGAAAGGAGAGAACCGAGAAAGAATGGGCCAAGCTATTTTTCTCTTCTGGTTTCAGTAATTACAAGATAATTCCAATTTTGATGAGTTCAAGGTCTTTGATCGAGGTTTATCCatag
- the LOC112769885 gene encoding uncharacterized protein isoform X1, whose amino-acid sequence MDREEENKFDQEHAYKQALTFCVVKIWPKDSDMDSNAIQVLRLFERKDEQIFRISEKIRDKVVCEIINMFGREKLVQRMNNLKTYYLNSINGSIEEKKKILTQLYQALDLLSFEIKRRGKGLLTLKMLHTSKNLAQENSVLRKINVNQQQLRESDTTTSTSHLTELRKILFQIQWTYRYSYYPYNQNYDILLQQLKKVEKDITCDLRECLKNQVKFICDELMEMRKKKRALETKIKHAEREIEWINEEIWSFQIHLKDNHCRKEASLCILTKWKGDRHSDSKWDVRCGNLEYNSVDSSRTWISKCPIGLLVSTS is encoded by the exons ATGGATCGAGAAGAAGAGAATAAGTTTGACCAGGAACATGCATACAAGCAAGCGTTGACATTTTGTGTTGTCAAAATTTGGCCAAAAGATTCAGATATGGATAGCAATGCTATTCAAGTATTAAGGTTGTTTGAGAGAAAGGATGAACAAATTTTTCGGATATCTGAAAAGATCAGAGACAAAGTGGTGTGTGAAATAATTAATATG TTTGGTCGGGAAAAGTTGGTTCAAAGGATGAATAATCTGAAAACATATTACTTGAACAGTATTAATGGAAGTattgaagagaaaaagaagatctTGACTCAACTGTATCAAGCACTAGATCTGCTGTCATTTGAAATAAAACGCAGAGGGAAAGGACTT TTGACATTGAAGATGCTACACACAAGCAAAAATTTGGCTCAAGAAAATTCAGTCCTAAGGAAGATAAATGTGAACCAGCAGCAGCTGAGAGAATCAGACACTACTACTTCAACTTCACATTTGACAGAACTTAGAAAAATT TTATTTCAGATACAATGGACATATCGCTACAGCTACTATCCTTACAATCAGAATTATGACATACTACTTCAACAGTTGAAAAAAGTGGAAAAGGATATCACATGTGACTTAAGAGAATGTTTGAAAAACCAAGTCAAG TTTATATGTGATGAGTTAATGGAGATGAGGAAGAAAAAGCGTGCACTAGAAACCAAAATCAAACATGCCGAGAGAGAAATAGAGTGGATCAATGAAGAGATATGGTCTTTCCAAATACACTTGAAAGACAATCACTGCAGAAAGGAAGCATCGCTTTGCATTCTTACGAAGTGGAAAGGTGATAGACATTCAGATTCTAAGTGGGATGTCAGATGTGGCAACCTGGAATATAATTCTGTGGACAGTAGCAGAACATGGATTTCCAAGTGTCCaattggattgcttgttagtacttcttaa
- the LOC112769885 gene encoding uncharacterized protein isoform X3 — MDREEENKFDQEHAYKQALTFCVVKIWPKDSDMDSNAIQVLRLFERKDEQIFRISEKIRDKVFGREKLVQRMNNLKTYYLNSINGSIEEKKKILTQLYQALDLLSFEIKRRGKGLLTLKMLHTSKNLAQENSVLRKINVNQQQLRESDTTTSTSHLTELRKILFQIQWTYRYSYYPYNQNYDILLQQLKKVEKDITCDLRECLKNQVKFICDELMEMRKKKRALETKIKHAEREIEWINEEIWSFQIHLKDNHCRKEASLCILTKWKGDRHSDSKWDVRCGNLEYNSVDSSRTWISKCPIGLLVSTS, encoded by the exons ATGGATCGAGAAGAAGAGAATAAGTTTGACCAGGAACATGCATACAAGCAAGCGTTGACATTTTGTGTTGTCAAAATTTGGCCAAAAGATTCAGATATGGATAGCAATGCTATTCAAGTATTAAGGTTGTTTGAGAGAAAGGATGAACAAATTTTTCGGATATCTGAAAAGATCAGAGACAAAGTG TTTGGTCGGGAAAAGTTGGTTCAAAGGATGAATAATCTGAAAACATATTACTTGAACAGTATTAATGGAAGTattgaagagaaaaagaagatctTGACTCAACTGTATCAAGCACTAGATCTGCTGTCATTTGAAATAAAACGCAGAGGGAAAGGACTT TTGACATTGAAGATGCTACACACAAGCAAAAATTTGGCTCAAGAAAATTCAGTCCTAAGGAAGATAAATGTGAACCAGCAGCAGCTGAGAGAATCAGACACTACTACTTCAACTTCACATTTGACAGAACTTAGAAAAATT TTATTTCAGATACAATGGACATATCGCTACAGCTACTATCCTTACAATCAGAATTATGACATACTACTTCAACAGTTGAAAAAAGTGGAAAAGGATATCACATGTGACTTAAGAGAATGTTTGAAAAACCAAGTCAAG TTTATATGTGATGAGTTAATGGAGATGAGGAAGAAAAAGCGTGCACTAGAAACCAAAATCAAACATGCCGAGAGAGAAATAGAGTGGATCAATGAAGAGATATGGTCTTTCCAAATACACTTGAAAGACAATCACTGCAGAAAGGAAGCATCGCTTTGCATTCTTACGAAGTGGAAAGGTGATAGACATTCAGATTCTAAGTGGGATGTCAGATGTGGCAACCTGGAATATAATTCTGTGGACAGTAGCAGAACATGGATTTCCAAGTGTCCaattggattgcttgttagtacttcttaa
- the LOC112769885 gene encoding uncharacterized protein isoform X2, which translates to MDREEENKFDQEHAYKQALTFCVVKIWPKDSDMDSNAIQVLRLFERKDEQIFRISEKIRDKVVCEIINMFGREKLVQRMNNLKTYYLNSINGSIEEKKKILTQLYQALDLLSFEIKRRGKGLLTLKMLHTSKNLAQENSVLRKINVNQQQLRESDTTTSTSHLTELRKIIQWTYRYSYYPYNQNYDILLQQLKKVEKDITCDLRECLKNQVKFICDELMEMRKKKRALETKIKHAEREIEWINEEIWSFQIHLKDNHCRKEASLCILTKWKGDRHSDSKWDVRCGNLEYNSVDSSRTWISKCPIGLLVSTS; encoded by the exons ATGGATCGAGAAGAAGAGAATAAGTTTGACCAGGAACATGCATACAAGCAAGCGTTGACATTTTGTGTTGTCAAAATTTGGCCAAAAGATTCAGATATGGATAGCAATGCTATTCAAGTATTAAGGTTGTTTGAGAGAAAGGATGAACAAATTTTTCGGATATCTGAAAAGATCAGAGACAAAGTGGTGTGTGAAATAATTAATATG TTTGGTCGGGAAAAGTTGGTTCAAAGGATGAATAATCTGAAAACATATTACTTGAACAGTATTAATGGAAGTattgaagagaaaaagaagatctTGACTCAACTGTATCAAGCACTAGATCTGCTGTCATTTGAAATAAAACGCAGAGGGAAAGGACTT TTGACATTGAAGATGCTACACACAAGCAAAAATTTGGCTCAAGAAAATTCAGTCCTAAGGAAGATAAATGTGAACCAGCAGCAGCTGAGAGAATCAGACACTACTACTTCAACTTCACATTTGACAGAACTTAGAAAAATT ATACAATGGACATATCGCTACAGCTACTATCCTTACAATCAGAATTATGACATACTACTTCAACAGTTGAAAAAAGTGGAAAAGGATATCACATGTGACTTAAGAGAATGTTTGAAAAACCAAGTCAAG TTTATATGTGATGAGTTAATGGAGATGAGGAAGAAAAAGCGTGCACTAGAAACCAAAATCAAACATGCCGAGAGAGAAATAGAGTGGATCAATGAAGAGATATGGTCTTTCCAAATACACTTGAAAGACAATCACTGCAGAAAGGAAGCATCGCTTTGCATTCTTACGAAGTGGAAAGGTGATAGACATTCAGATTCTAAGTGGGATGTCAGATGTGGCAACCTGGAATATAATTCTGTGGACAGTAGCAGAACATGGATTTCCAAGTGTCCaattggattgcttgttagtacttcttaa